In Lachnospiraceae bacterium, one DNA window encodes the following:
- the purM gene encoding phosphoribosylformylglycinamidine cyclo-ligase: MDYKKAGVDIEAGYKSVELMKEHVKKTMRAEVLGGLGGFSGAFSLAKIKEMEEPVLLSGTDGCGTKVKLAIIMDKHDTIGIDAVAMCVNDIACAGGEPLFFLDYIACGKNYPEKIADIVKGVAEGCLQSEAALIGGETAEHPGLMPEEDYDLAGFAVGVCDKKEMITGENLEAGDVLIGMASTGVHSNGFSLVRKVFEKEMNREGLDTYYDSLGKTLGEALLAPTRIYVKALKNIKKSGVTVKACSHITGGGFYENVPRMLKDGVRAVIRKDSYPVPPIFKLLAEKGQIEEPMMYNTFNMGLGMVVAVDEADVDKTMAAIKAAGDQPYVVGTIENGEKGVTLC, from the coding sequence ATGGATTACAAGAAAGCCGGAGTTGATATTGAGGCAGGTTATAAATCAGTTGAATTAATGAAAGAGCATGTGAAAAAGACCATGCGTGCAGAGGTATTAGGCGGACTTGGAGGTTTCTCCGGTGCATTTTCACTGGCAAAGATCAAAGAGATGGAAGAACCGGTATTATTATCCGGCACAGACGGTTGCGGAACTAAGGTAAAACTGGCGATCATTATGGACAAGCATGATACCATTGGTATTGACGCAGTGGCTATGTGTGTTAATGATATTGCCTGTGCAGGCGGTGAGCCATTATTCTTCCTGGACTATATTGCCTGCGGAAAGAATTATCCGGAAAAGATCGCAGATATCGTTAAAGGTGTGGCAGAAGGCTGTTTACAGTCTGAGGCAGCTCTTATCGGCGGTGAGACAGCAGAGCATCCGGGACTGATGCCGGAAGAGGACTATGACCTGGCTGGTTTTGCAGTAGGTGTCTGCGACAAGAAAGAAATGATCACAGGTGAGAACCTGGAAGCGGGAGATGTGCTTATTGGTATGGCTTCCACTGGCGTACATTCCAACGGATTTTCACTGGTACGCAAGGTATTTGAGAAGGAAATGAACAGGGAAGGTTTAGATACCTATTATGACAGCCTTGGAAAGACTCTGGGCGAGGCACTTCTTGCACCAACCAGAATTTACGTAAAGGCATTAAAGAATATTAAAAAGTCAGGTGTGACCGTAAAAGCATGCAGCCATATTACAGGTGGCGGCTTCTATGAGAATGTTCCACGTATGTTAAAGGATGGTGTCCGTGCAGTGATCCGCAAAGACAGCTATCCGGTCCCTCCGATTTTCAAACTTCTTGCTGAAAAAGGCCAGATCGAAGAGCCGATGATGTATAATACATTTAACATGGGACTTGGCATGGTAGTAGCTGTAGATGAAGCAGATGTAGATAAGACCATGGCAGCTATTAAGGCAGCAGGCGACCAGCCATATGTAGTAGGAACCATTGAAAATGGAGAGAAAGGCGTGACTTTATGTTAA
- a CDS encoding doubled motif LPXTG anchor domain-containing protein has protein sequence MGKKKVKTTKRINVKSYEDKFGDEEVDIVSKKDETAEETTSAEKKSQEAVNDTANDTASEETTTAEEKETEITDETAEATEEETTEAAEENKEAETEEATEAEKETAEETEKETAEEKADAEGEVTASLSRHYAPVVAMKEDAQAEPEKETAEAAEIEKEVVETEKETTEAVEKETADAVETEKETTEAETKDAEVTETETEAAAETSETEETAEDASKEETAAGSKENEETEAAKETVTETSKAAETTAEAKEQENKKAEAATDSDLVGIGYCSTAKAYTTTVKALKALDDIQGLKVTYAINPEYSARIVDGPRGVEEGDALVFGVKNQIGYAIESVTANGELLETDSTSDNEDGSVTAWYTVPEVTEEQEIEVYMTETDEHPEFNAELTMEDGTIITLHAAEGVLPAGVTAEATVKDDLADALKEKVEAENAEGGAVKTVVVYDINLMLNGHKLDNTWAQNGSVEVTFSGSKIEEMSTEADSIEICALDDASLENPVAENLSVEHISTEAVADTAKDSVSFEAEHFTAYAAYSWGWGQPETWKSASFIPTIENAQVAYSYFYGGDTSGSADIIPVESGTTRIQIDQYVSSKKDGYVVFFVKPDEDYLLTGLGAAGNGDLYALTRTNFGNINGYPGLKKLAARAKEAGYLACFGYTRAKKSEGISNAKFVVKAVKPTLSVKAVSNKVTDVAPGETLTFTITVNPVSWVNGKQIDITDIRLKRVTIEGKDIPSGNLTLQQDGTYTTTVLYTVTEKDCEGGYVNLSVTAETDYEYLLSLSDIVGNRSDVVTKTTITANGDARCNIAPTGVVTYSANYIGAEGIDPSKYPAAITTAVSDDNTYYQGRPVAVKALPGRDYVEDAVNAGYWTRTNTWRYGDSKTVEPGERITLPEGGLHFIVDWTFHAYVTINYRVASGKGDVSPASEKVNPKVGTAQGSTATPAAGYGFEGWYSDPGCTTKVGNNAKYVPTDKTGATYYAKFTAKQDVSYTVHYYEEGTTNKVADDKIVNNQTFDATVEENAKDITGYTLVGDNKQTVTLDVYNKEIIFYYNANTMSYTVQYLEQGTNKVLYNELVKRDVKFGSKITETALDIPGYTAAVKEKTVDKLNYTNNVIKFYYTENQLVKIQYQVADGQNTMGSVTRSYEDVKPVTGTPAGSTANANDGYSFVNWTVNGVEVSNEQVLTPAVVAAHAKNGENVFVPTTFVANFQRKLVLKAKNDQKTYDGTALTGADAGYEIIGGQLKAGDRLEVTYSGSQTDVGKIVNRIVKAVVYRGEEDVTSQYAIAPFQDGELEVTPATVTMRSASATKTYDGTPLTKTDGMVITGFADGEGVECYGFASRTDVGSTSNTFKYRAASNTKLSNYDIKPENITYGTLTVTKITTPIVVTADSLNKVYDGTPLTGETYTVTGDENLVTGDRLVVNLSGSITNVSDAANGTVTNKIDTCKVMRGSIDVTANYTIETHDGTLTVMPRQITLTSATKQKPYDGKPLTDQTVTATAAEVTYAPFADGEGLVYNVTGSQLDEGSSDNAFTYTAMKGTNLANYAITKVEGKLTVTKNTNEIVIVANNNSKMYDGTPLTDSGYTYTTGILADGDVLTATVEGTITNVGETVNEVKSYVVKRGDKDVTKNYTFGESIPGKLEITKRDVTITSGSSKRAYNGQPLTNSEITVTGTGFVTGEAPTSYDVTGTITNVGEVDNTFTYQLPEGVNADNYDINLVKGKLEITPVTAKIQITADSDSKVYDGIALVKNGATYTQGILAEGDRLETTVEGSQLGKGESANTVKSYKVLNAANEDVTGNYTFAESIPGKLTVTARPIKITAASDSKEYDGTPLTANRYTVSENGLADSDEISAITIDGSQIEIGTSSNAVRAGSVKITKKAEAANSRSTAEDVTGNYNIKLEEGILEVTNRNDLSYIVNYHYLDAKGKEVDVESVIKDNAFIGEAIAYSDAASRDHAGKTYALVRVDNAGKAVEYYADGAENPNVVDVYYGLDEIGTNTEKPKTPDGIPDMYQVVFRYISENPSYGTVDGAAVVDGYVMEVVTRPQKADGSYDMDAEVYPLGNVTVTGIGNYTFNHWSDSDTNYANANEIAGHGFKSDMTFVAHFSYDGGNNNNNNNGGGNGGSGGGSSSGGGSSSGSHGAIKVTSGGPGEQTVTIDGGDVPLAGLPDLSASPVEIDDGEIPLAALPKTGQTTMKLTLTLMFSGIFLALAAMSKKHKEEES, from the coding sequence ATGGGGAAGAAGAAAGTCAAGACAACTAAACGTATCAACGTAAAGAGCTACGAAGATAAGTTTGGTGATGAAGAAGTTGATATCGTATCCAAGAAAGATGAGACTGCAGAGGAAACAACATCTGCTGAGAAAAAATCTCAGGAAGCTGTAAATGATACAGCTAATGATACAGCTTCCGAAGAAACCACAACAGCAGAAGAGAAAGAAACTGAGATCACAGACGAAACAGCTGAAGCAACTGAGGAAGAGACAACTGAGGCTGCTGAAGAAAATAAAGAAGCAGAAACAGAAGAAGCTACCGAAGCTGAAAAGGAAACAGCAGAAGAAACTGAAAAAGAGACAGCTGAGGAAAAGGCTGATGCAGAAGGTGAAGTAACAGCATCCCTTTCCCGTCACTATGCACCGGTTGTTGCTATGAAGGAAGATGCACAAGCAGAGCCTGAAAAAGAAACAGCAGAAGCAGCAGAGATAGAGAAAGAAGTAGTTGAAACTGAGAAAGAAACTACCGAAGCAGTAGAAAAAGAAACTGCAGATGCAGTTGAAACAGAAAAAGAAACCACAGAAGCTGAGACTAAGGATGCAGAAGTGACAGAAACTGAAACAGAAGCAGCAGCTGAAACTTCTGAAACAGAGGAAACAGCAGAAGACGCTTCTAAAGAAGAAACTGCAGCTGGATCCAAAGAAAACGAAGAAACAGAAGCAGCCAAAGAAACTGTGACAGAAACTTCCAAGGCAGCTGAAACTACAGCAGAAGCAAAGGAACAAGAGAATAAGAAAGCAGAAGCAGCAACTGACAGTGATCTGGTTGGAATCGGATACTGCAGCACAGCAAAAGCTTATACAACTACTGTAAAAGCATTAAAAGCACTGGATGATATCCAGGGACTGAAAGTTACATATGCGATCAACCCGGAATACAGCGCAAGGATCGTAGATGGTCCTAGAGGCGTTGAAGAAGGGGATGCACTTGTATTCGGAGTAAAGAACCAGATCGGTTATGCCATCGAATCTGTAACTGCAAACGGAGAACTTCTGGAAACAGACAGCACTTCTGATAATGAAGATGGTTCTGTAACTGCATGGTATACAGTACCGGAAGTAACCGAAGAGCAGGAAATCGAAGTATACATGACTGAGACTGACGAGCATCCGGAATTTAACGCAGAGCTGACCATGGAAGATGGAACGATCATCACTCTCCATGCAGCAGAAGGTGTCCTTCCGGCTGGGGTTACAGCTGAGGCGACTGTTAAGGATGATCTGGCAGATGCTTTAAAGGAAAAGGTTGAAGCTGAAAATGCAGAAGGCGGTGCAGTTAAGACTGTTGTTGTTTATGACATCAATCTGATGCTTAATGGTCATAAGCTGGATAATACCTGGGCTCAGAACGGTTCTGTTGAAGTTACATTCAGCGGAAGTAAAATCGAAGAGATGAGTACCGAGGCAGACAGCATCGAAATCTGTGCGCTGGATGATGCTTCACTGGAGAATCCGGTTGCTGAGAACTTAAGTGTGGAACATATTTCTACTGAGGCTGTAGCTGATACTGCTAAAGACAGTGTATCTTTTGAGGCAGAGCATTTTACAGCTTATGCAGCCTACAGTTGGGGGTGGGGACAGCCTGAAACATGGAAATCTGCAAGCTTTATACCAACAATTGAAAATGCGCAGGTTGCATATTCATATTTTTATGGAGGAGATACCAGTGGTAGCGCAGATATCATACCAGTTGAGTCCGGTACAACAAGGATTCAGATCGATCAGTATGTCAGTTCAAAGAAAGATGGATATGTAGTATTTTTTGTAAAACCAGATGAGGATTATTTACTTACTGGTCTGGGGGCTGCCGGTAATGGCGATTTATATGCCCTTACAAGAACAAACTTTGGTAATATCAATGGATATCCGGGACTTAAAAAATTAGCAGCAAGAGCTAAAGAAGCTGGATATCTGGCATGCTTTGGATATACCAGAGCAAAGAAATCAGAAGGTATTAGTAATGCAAAGTTTGTTGTAAAAGCGGTAAAACCAACTCTGTCTGTAAAGGCAGTAAGCAACAAAGTTACAGATGTTGCACCGGGTGAGACATTAACATTTACGATTACTGTAAATCCTGTATCCTGGGTAAATGGCAAACAGATTGATATTACTGATATCAGGCTTAAAAGAGTAACTATAGAAGGAAAGGACATTCCAAGTGGTAATTTGACATTACAGCAAGATGGAACCTATACCACCACTGTTTTGTATACAGTTACTGAAAAGGACTGTGAAGGTGGTTATGTAAATTTATCAGTTACTGCAGAAACGGATTACGAATATCTTTTAAGTCTTTCCGATATTGTAGGTAATAGAAGTGATGTAGTAACAAAGACCACGATTACTGCCAATGGAGATGCAAGATGTAATATCGCTCCAACAGGTGTTGTTACATATTCTGCAAATTATATTGGTGCAGAAGGAATTGATCCAAGCAAATATCCGGCTGCAATAACTACAGCGGTATCAGATGATAATACTTATTATCAGGGCAGACCTGTTGCTGTTAAAGCTCTTCCAGGCAGAGACTATGTAGAAGACGCAGTTAATGCAGGTTATTGGACAAGAACAAATACCTGGAGATATGGCGATAGCAAGACTGTTGAACCAGGTGAAAGAATAACATTGCCAGAAGGCGGTCTTCACTTTATTGTAGACTGGACTTTCCACGCATATGTAACCATTAATTACCGTGTTGCATCTGGAAAGGGAGATGTCAGCCCTGCATCTGAAAAAGTAAATCCGAAAGTGGGAACTGCTCAAGGTTCTACTGCAACTCCTGCAGCAGGATATGGATTTGAAGGATGGTATAGCGATCCTGGATGCACAACCAAGGTTGGAAACAATGCTAAATATGTACCAACTGATAAGACTGGAGCAACTTACTATGCGAAATTTACAGCTAAACAGGATGTTTCCTATACTGTTCATTACTATGAAGAGGGAACAACTAACAAAGTTGCAGATGACAAGATTGTAAATAACCAGACATTTGATGCTACAGTAGAAGAAAATGCTAAAGATATCACAGGATATACTTTAGTGGGGGATAATAAACAGACAGTTACATTAGATGTTTATAATAAGGAAATTATTTTCTATTATAATGCAAATACAATGAGTTATACTGTACAGTATCTGGAACAGGGAACCAACAAAGTACTTTATAATGAACTTGTAAAGCGAGATGTGAAGTTTGGTTCTAAGATTACTGAAACCGCACTTGATATTCCAGGATATACAGCAGCTGTAAAGGAAAAAACAGTTGACAAACTGAATTATACAAACAATGTTATTAAATTCTACTACACTGAAAATCAGTTAGTTAAGATCCAGTATCAGGTAGCAGATGGTCAGAATACCATGGGAAGTGTTACTCGGTCTTATGAAGATGTAAAACCTGTAACAGGAACCCCGGCAGGTTCTACTGCCAATGCAAATGACGGATACAGCTTCGTAAACTGGACTGTAAACGGAGTAGAAGTCAGCAATGAGCAGGTATTAACCCCTGCTGTTGTAGCAGCCCATGCAAAGAATGGTGAAAATGTATTTGTACCAACCACGTTTGTAGCTAATTTCCAGCGTAAGCTTGTACTTAAGGCAAAAAATGACCAAAAGACATATGATGGAACGGCATTGACTGGCGCTGATGCAGGATATGAGATCATTGGTGGTCAGCTGAAAGCCGGTGATCGTCTTGAAGTAACTTATAGTGGCAGCCAGACAGATGTTGGTAAAATTGTAAACCGTATTGTAAAAGCAGTTGTGTATCGTGGAGAAGAAGATGTTACATCACAGTATGCGATTGCTCCTTTCCAGGATGGCGAGCTTGAAGTAACACCAGCAACTGTAACCATGAGGTCTGCAAGCGCAACTAAGACTTACGACGGCACACCACTTACAAAGACAGATGGAATGGTTATCACGGGATTTGCAGATGGTGAAGGTGTTGAGTGTTATGGTTTTGCAAGCCGGACTGACGTTGGAAGCACATCCAATACCTTTAAGTACCGTGCGGCTTCTAATACAAAGTTATCTAACTATGATATTAAACCAGAGAATATCACTTATGGTACATTAACTGTTACAAAGATCACCACACCGATTGTTGTAACTGCCGATTCATTAAATAAGGTATACGATGGAACGCCTCTTACAGGAGAAACTTATACAGTTACAGGTGATGAAAATCTGGTAACTGGTGATAGGCTGGTTGTAAACCTTAGCGGCAGCATTACCAATGTTTCAGATGCTGCAAATGGTACTGTTACAAATAAAATTGATACATGCAAAGTAATGCGTGGCAGCATAGATGTTACAGCTAATTACACAATTGAAACTCATGATGGCACTTTGACAGTAATGCCAAGACAGATTACACTTACTTCTGCTACAAAGCAGAAACCTTATGATGGAAAACCATTAACGGATCAAACAGTTACAGCAACTGCAGCAGAAGTAACTTATGCGCCATTTGCAGATGGTGAAGGACTTGTTTATAATGTAACAGGCAGCCAGTTAGATGAAGGAAGCAGTGACAATGCCTTTACTTATACGGCAATGAAGGGCACTAATTTAGCTAACTATGCTATTACCAAAGTGGAAGGTAAGCTGACTGTTACCAAGAATACAAACGAGATTGTGATCGTAGCAAATAATAACTCTAAGATGTATGACGGAACACCTCTTACAGATTCTGGATACACTTATACAACGGGTATTCTTGCAGATGGTGATGTATTAACTGCAACAGTAGAAGGTACGATCACGAATGTAGGCGAGACTGTAAATGAAGTTAAGAGTTACGTTGTAAAGCGTGGCGATAAAGATGTAACTAAGAACTATACTTTTGGTGAAAGTATTCCTGGTAAATTGGAGATCACCAAGAGAGATGTAACGATCACTTCTGGCTCTTCAAAACGTGCATATAACGGACAGCCACTGACCAATTCTGAAATTACTGTAACAGGTACAGGATTTGTAACAGGTGAAGCACCAACAAGTTATGACGTAACTGGTACTATTACGAATGTAGGTGAGGTTGATAACACATTTACCTACCAACTGCCTGAAGGTGTAAATGCTGATAACTATGATATTAATCTGGTTAAAGGTAAGCTGGAGATCACTCCTGTAACAGCCAAGATCCAGATCACAGCAGACAGCGACAGCAAGGTATATGATGGAATTGCTCTTGTAAAGAATGGTGCTACTTATACACAGGGAATTCTTGCAGAGGGCGACAGACTGGAAACTACAGTAGAAGGTTCCCAGTTAGGAAAAGGCGAATCTGCAAATACAGTTAAATCTTATAAGGTATTAAATGCTGCTAATGAAGATGTGACAGGAAACTATACCTTCGCAGAAAGCATTCCTGGCAAGCTTACTGTAACTGCCCGTCCAATTAAGATCACAGCAGCAAGTGACAGCAAGGAGTACGATGGTACACCATTAACAGCAAACAGATACACTGTAAGTGAAAATGGCCTTGCAGATAGCGATGAGATTTCTGCAATTACCATTGATGGCAGTCAGATTGAGATCGGAACCAGTTCCAATGCAGTTAGAGCAGGTTCTGTAAAGATCACCAAGAAGGCTGAAGCAGCAAATTCAAGAAGCACAGCTGAAGATGTAACTGGTAACTACAATATTAAGTTAGAAGAGGGAATCTTAGAGGTTACAAACCGCAATGACCTTTCCTACATCGTAAATTATCATTACTTAGATGCTAAGGGCAAAGAAGTTGATGTAGAGTCTGTTATTAAGGACAATGCATTCATTGGTGAAGCAATTGCTTACAGTGATGCAGCAAGCAGAGATCATGCTGGCAAGACCTACGCACTTGTCCGTGTAGATAATGCTGGAAAAGCTGTTGAGTATTATGCTGACGGTGCCGAGAATCCGAACGTAGTTGATGTATACTATGGCTTAGACGAGATCGGTACAAACACAGAAAAGCCTAAAACACCAGACGGTATCCCGGATATGTACCAGGTAGTATTCAGATACATTTCTGAGAACCCAAGTTACGGTACAGTTGATGGCGCAGCTGTTGTAGATGGTTACGTAATGGAAGTTGTTACAAGACCTCAGAAGGCAGACGGAAGCTACGATATGGATGCAGAAGTTTATCCACTGGGTAATGTAACAGTTACTGGTATCGGCAACTACACATTTAACCACTGGTCCGACAGCGATACCAATTATGCAAATGCAAATGAGATCGCAGGCCATGGATTCAAGTCAGATATGACCTTTGTTGCACACTTCAGCTATGATGGAGGAAACAACAACAATAACAACAATGGCGGCGGTAACGGTGGTTCCGGTGGAGGAAGCAGCTCAGGTGGCGGAAGCAGCTCCGGCAGCCACGGTGCGATCAAAGTTACTTCCGGAGGTCCTGGTGAACAGACCGTAACCATTGACGGAGGAGATGTGCCGCTGGCAGGACTTCCAGATCTGTCTGCATCCCCGGTAGAAATCGATGACGGTGAAATTCCGTTAGCAGCTCTTCCAAAGACCGGACAGACAACTATGAAGCTTACACTGACCCTTATGTTCTCCGGTATCTTTCTTGCACTGGCAGCTATGAGCAAGAAGCATAAAGAAGAGGAATCCTAA
- the purD gene encoding phosphoribosylamine--glycine ligase, with protein sequence MKVLVIGGGGREHAICWKLSKSPKVDELYCAPGNAGIAEVAKCVDIGVMDFEKIADFAKKEAFDLVVVGPDDPLAGGIVDVLEEKGLRVFGPRKNAAILEGSKAFSKDLMKKYGIPTAAYETFDTPEAALKYLETAPVPIVLKADGLALGKGVLICNTREEAKEGVKTLMLDKQFGHAGDRIVVEQFMTGREVSVLSFVDGKTIKIMTSAQDHKRAKDGDQGLNTGGMGTFSPSPFYTKEVDEFCRKYIYQATVDAMKSEDREFKGIIFFGLMLTADGPKVLEYNARFGDPETQVVLPRMKNDIVDVFEACVDGTLDQIDLQFEDNAAVCVVLASDGYPVHYEKGKKITGLENFKDKDGYYVFHAGSKFDADGNIVTNGGRVLGVTATGKDLKEARANAYKATEWVNFENKYMRHDIGHAIDEV encoded by the coding sequence ATGAAGGTACTGGTTATCGGCGGCGGCGGCAGAGAGCATGCGATCTGCTGGAAGTTATCTAAAAGCCCGAAAGTAGATGAGTTATATTGTGCACCGGGAAACGCAGGAATTGCAGAGGTTGCAAAATGTGTGGATATCGGTGTGATGGATTTTGAAAAAATAGCTGATTTCGCAAAGAAAGAAGCTTTTGACCTGGTAGTAGTTGGTCCGGATGATCCCCTGGCAGGTGGTATTGTGGATGTATTGGAAGAAAAGGGACTGCGTGTGTTTGGACCAAGGAAAAATGCAGCGATCTTAGAGGGATCCAAGGCATTTTCCAAGGATCTGATGAAGAAATATGGTATCCCAACTGCTGCTTATGAAACCTTTGATACACCGGAAGCTGCTCTTAAATATCTGGAGACAGCACCTGTGCCTATTGTTTTAAAGGCTGATGGCCTGGCTTTAGGAAAAGGCGTTCTGATCTGCAATACAAGAGAAGAAGCAAAAGAGGGCGTTAAGACCCTTATGCTGGATAAGCAGTTTGGCCATGCTGGCGACCGTATTGTGGTAGAGCAGTTTATGACTGGCCGTGAGGTTTCTGTACTTTCATTTGTAGACGGAAAGACGATTAAGATCATGACCTCCGCCCAGGATCACAAGCGTGCAAAAGACGGGGATCAGGGCTTAAATACAGGAGGCATGGGAACATTCTCACCAAGCCCATTTTATACAAAAGAAGTAGATGAGTTTTGCAGGAAATATATTTATCAGGCTACAGTAGATGCCATGAAGTCAGAAGACCGTGAATTTAAGGGGATCATCTTCTTTGGTTTAATGCTTACTGCAGATGGACCAAAGGTGCTGGAATACAATGCCCGCTTTGGCGACCCGGAGACACAGGTAGTGCTTCCAAGAATGAAAAATGACATTGTAGATGTATTTGAGGCATGTGTAGACGGCACTTTAGACCAGATCGACCTGCAGTTTGAGGATAATGCAGCAGTTTGTGTGGTACTTGCTTCTGATGGATATCCGGTGCATTACGAGAAGGGCAAGAAGATCACAGGGCTGGAAAACTTTAAGGATAAAGATGGTTACTATGTGTTCCATGCAGGCAGTAAATTTGATGCAGATGGAAATATTGTAACAAATGGCGGCCGTGTCCTGGGAGTGACAGCTACAGGAAAAGATCTGAAAGAAGCCAGAGCCAATGCTTATAAGGCAACGGAGTGGGTTAATTTTGAGAACAAATATATGAGACATGATATTGGCCATGCTATTGATGAGGTTTAA
- the purE gene encoding 5-(carboxyamino)imidazole ribonucleotide mutase, with the protein MAKVGIVMGSDSDMPVMAKAAEILDKFGIDYEMTIISAHREPDLFFKWAKAAEEKGFKVIIAGAGKAAHLPGMCAAIFPLPVIGIPMKTSDLGGVDSLYSIVQMPSGIPVATVAINGGANAGILAAKILAASDEELLGKLKAYSEDLKEDVEKKAEKLEKIGYKEYLAQK; encoded by the coding sequence ATGGCTAAGGTAGGAATTGTAATGGGCAGCGACTCAGATATGCCGGTTATGGCGAAAGCGGCAGAGATCCTGGACAAGTTTGGAATCGATTATGAGATGACGATCATTTCCGCCCACAGAGAACCGGATCTGTTTTTTAAATGGGCAAAGGCTGCAGAGGAAAAAGGGTTTAAAGTGATCATTGCAGGTGCCGGAAAAGCGGCTCACCTTCCGGGAATGTGCGCAGCTATCTTTCCGCTTCCGGTGATCGGTATCCCTATGAAGACCTCTGATCTGGGCGGTGTAGATTCCCTGTATTCTATTGTACAGATGCCAAGTGGTATCCCGGTTGCTACTGTTGCTATTAACGGCGGTGCCAATGCAGGTATCCTTGCAGCCAAGATCCTTGCAGCATCAGATGAGGAGCTGTTAGGAAAGTTAAAAGCGTATTCTGAGGATTTAAAAGAGGACGTGGAGAAAAAGGCTGAGAAGTTGGAAAAGATCGGATACAAAGAGTATCTGGCACAGAAATAA
- the purN gene encoding phosphoribosylglycinamide formyltransferase, whose translation MLRVGVMVSGGGTNLQAILDAIDSGKITNAKVEVVISNNPGAYALERARDHGIEAVCISPKSFESRADFNEAFLKKTDEYNLDLIVLAGFLVTIPEEMIRKYRNKIINIHPSLIPSFCGVGYYGLKVHEAALARGVKVTGATVHYVDEGVDSGPILLQKAVEVQPGDTPQVLQRRVMEQAEWVILPEAVNRIANGLI comes from the coding sequence ATGTTAAGAGTTGGCGTAATGGTATCCGGCGGCGGAACCAATCTTCAGGCGATCTTAGATGCGATTGACAGCGGAAAGATCACAAATGCAAAGGTGGAAGTGGTCATCAGCAATAATCCGGGAGCTTATGCTCTGGAACGTGCCAGAGATCATGGTATCGAAGCTGTGTGCATTTCACCGAAAAGCTTTGAAAGCAGAGCAGACTTCAATGAGGCATTTTTAAAGAAAACAGATGAATATAACCTGGATCTCATCGTTCTGGCGGGATTTCTGGTAACGATCCCGGAGGAGATGATTCGCAAATACAGAAATAAGATCATCAACATCCATCCTTCCCTGATCCCGTCTTTCTGCGGCGTTGGTTATTATGGCCTGAAGGTCCATGAGGCAGCTCTGGCAAGAGGAGTAAAGGTTACAGGCGCTACAGTCCACTATGTAGATGAAGGGGTGGATTCCGGTCCTATCCTGCTTCAGAAGGCAGTGGAAGTACAGCCTGGAGATACACCACAGGTACTGCAAAGACGTGTAATGGAGCAGGCTGAGTGGGTCATTCTTCCGGAGGCGGTAAACAGGATCGCCAATGGCTTGATTTAG